The Maridesulfovibrio zosterae DSM 11974 genome contains a region encoding:
- a CDS encoding STAS domain-containing protein — protein sequence MIERQKGEFKIFAPKGRINNATIRFLKKRLYDAADETGCKILFNLRFVDSIDSVGLGVLITAHKMATARGGMVVFTDMSERIFKTMKMLYMDRFLKMSPDMKGAVEMMR from the coding sequence TTGATTGAGCGGCAGAAGGGTGAATTTAAGATATTTGCTCCCAAGGGGCGGATTAATAACGCAACCATAAGGTTTCTTAAGAAGCGTCTCTACGATGCAGCTGATGAAACTGGCTGTAAGATTTTATTCAACCTCAGATTTGTTGATTCAATCGACAGCGTTGGTCTGGGCGTGCTTATTACGGCTCACAAGATGGCTACAGCGCGTGGTGGAATGGTTGTATTCACCGATATGAGTGAGAGAATATTCAAGACCATGAAGATGCTGTATATGGATCGTTTTCTAAAAATGAGTCCTGATATGAAGGGTGCAGTAGAAATGATGCGCTGA
- a CDS encoding efflux RND transporter permease subunit, whose protein sequence is MNITEVFIKRPVMTSLVVIAMVFFGIVGYLNLPVSYLPAVEFPTLQVTASLPGASPSTMASSVATPLEKEFTSTPGLRSMSSINSLGQTQITLQFDLDRNIDGAASDTQAAISRASGNLPSDLPQPPYYEKVNPADDPVLYMAIWSDSMPLYKVNEYTTTFLTDSISMVNGVSKVLIYGESKLAVRVRVNPEKLAARNINLDHVRQAIAAQNVKEPVGTLDNKLQSVTIESTGQLKNADEFMPMIFESSEGRTVRLSEVGKVINSIKSDKSGSWVNGKRAIIIAIQKQPGSNTIDVCNTIINMLPTIRQQIPAGINMKVLYDRSEPIKDAVDDVQVTLLLAIFFVICVIFFFLKNISATLIASVAVPVSIIFTFAIMYVFGYSLDTLSLLALTLSVGFVVDDAVVMIENIVRHLEMGKKPYQAALDGAKQITFTIISMTLSLAVVFIPLMYMSGIIGRILHEFAMTITVAILASGIISLTMTPMLASRILKPGSKLSESDVVFDFLLRMYDRSLHFVMRHRRMTMLAAGLILLATIHFFIAIPKGFLPTDDMSYCQGFAQAKQGISYKSMKEHIKKLEPILLADKNIENVITVAGVPILNQGYIFPMLVPPGKRDMTADEVARSLMYKLNNDPGIMCWIQNPPMIRLTAKTSKNLYQYTIQAPDQNELFTLAPKFEMELRKIPFLTGLTSDLLDSSPELWVKIDRDKASYYNVTAHDIENTLNSAYSERKVSTIYGDTDQYWVILEVLPFNKRDPRDLMKLYVANKNGDLIRLDTIASFEEKPGPMQVNHTGMLPSVTYSFNIAPGYSLSDATSAINKLSLEKLPATVVSDFEGTADEFQKSMSSVFFLLGIAVFVIYMILGILYESAIHPITIISGLPSAAIGGLLTLTLFGKDLDLFGIVGVIMLIGIVKKNAIMVVDFALEAEEKEKLSPEEAAIKGSLERFRPIMMTTIAAIAGAMPIALGLGAGAQARQPMGLAIVGGLILSQVVTLYLTPVVYTYMDSFQKWSYERGRAKRELLGIPHKQNEV, encoded by the coding sequence ATGAATATCACCGAAGTATTTATCAAACGCCCGGTCATGACCTCACTGGTTGTCATTGCGATGGTTTTCTTCGGAATTGTTGGGTATCTGAATCTTCCGGTCAGTTATCTCCCGGCTGTCGAATTTCCGACTTTACAAGTTACGGCCTCTCTACCCGGAGCAAGTCCATCAACCATGGCCTCATCTGTAGCCACCCCTTTAGAAAAAGAGTTTACTTCCACTCCCGGTCTTCGGTCTATGAGCTCCATCAACTCTTTGGGACAAACACAGATTACTCTGCAATTCGATCTGGACCGCAACATTGACGGTGCAGCCTCAGATACACAGGCAGCTATTTCACGTGCCAGCGGAAACCTGCCGTCCGACCTTCCTCAGCCCCCATATTATGAAAAAGTTAATCCTGCTGATGATCCTGTCCTATATATGGCTATCTGGTCAGATTCGATGCCGTTGTATAAGGTCAATGAGTATACCACTACTTTTCTGACCGACTCAATCTCAATGGTCAACGGTGTATCAAAAGTTCTCATATATGGTGAATCAAAATTGGCTGTACGTGTGCGGGTAAACCCTGAAAAACTTGCTGCACGCAACATTAATCTTGACCATGTACGTCAGGCTATAGCTGCGCAGAACGTCAAAGAACCAGTCGGAACACTTGATAATAAACTTCAGTCCGTAACAATTGAATCAACCGGGCAGCTTAAAAACGCTGATGAATTCATGCCTATGATCTTCGAATCAAGTGAAGGCAGGACTGTACGGCTTTCTGAAGTTGGTAAAGTAATCAACTCCATCAAATCAGATAAATCAGGATCATGGGTAAACGGAAAAAGGGCTATTATCATAGCCATACAAAAACAGCCCGGATCCAATACTATTGATGTATGCAATACCATTATTAATATGTTGCCTACAATCAGGCAGCAGATTCCAGCCGGAATTAACATGAAAGTGCTCTACGACCGGTCAGAACCGATTAAAGATGCAGTTGATGATGTACAGGTTACTCTGCTACTGGCTATTTTCTTTGTTATCTGTGTGATCTTCTTTTTCCTCAAAAATATTTCCGCAACACTTATTGCATCAGTTGCAGTTCCCGTATCTATCATTTTCACTTTTGCGATCATGTATGTTTTTGGCTATTCACTTGATACTCTTTCCCTACTGGCTTTGACGCTCTCGGTGGGATTTGTAGTTGATGATGCAGTAGTAATGATCGAAAATATTGTACGACATCTGGAGATGGGAAAAAAACCTTATCAGGCAGCTCTGGACGGAGCAAAACAGATAACCTTCACCATTATTTCAATGACCCTGTCACTGGCGGTGGTATTCATTCCGCTCATGTATATGAGCGGAATCATCGGACGTATACTTCATGAATTTGCCATGACCATTACAGTGGCAATTCTTGCCTCAGGAATCATTTCCCTGACCATGACTCCGATGCTGGCCAGCCGTATTCTAAAACCAGGTAGCAAACTGTCTGAATCAGATGTTGTCTTTGACTTCCTGTTGCGCATGTATGACCGGTCACTACATTTTGTTATGCGTCATCGCAGAATGACCATGCTGGCCGCAGGACTGATACTTCTGGCCACAATTCACTTTTTCATTGCTATTCCTAAAGGATTCCTGCCTACAGATGACATGAGTTATTGTCAGGGTTTTGCTCAGGCTAAACAAGGAATTTCATATAAGAGTATGAAAGAGCATATCAAAAAACTTGAACCGATACTTTTGGCGGATAAGAACATTGAAAACGTTATTACCGTAGCAGGAGTCCCCATCCTCAATCAGGGATATATTTTCCCCATGCTTGTTCCTCCCGGAAAACGAGATATGACGGCAGATGAAGTTGCCCGCTCACTGATGTATAAGCTTAACAATGATCCTGGTATTATGTGCTGGATTCAAAATCCTCCAATGATCAGGCTAACTGCCAAAACATCTAAAAACCTTTATCAGTACACGATTCAGGCACCGGACCAAAACGAGCTGTTTACACTGGCACCTAAATTTGAAATGGAATTACGTAAAATACCGTTTCTAACCGGACTTACTTCCGATCTGCTGGACAGCAGCCCAGAACTGTGGGTAAAAATTGATCGAGACAAAGCTTCATACTATAACGTCACAGCCCATGATATTGAAAACACACTCAACTCTGCCTACTCTGAACGAAAGGTTTCTACTATTTATGGAGACACCGATCAGTACTGGGTAATTCTTGAAGTTCTGCCATTTAATAAACGTGACCCTAGAGATTTGATGAAATTGTACGTCGCCAATAAAAATGGAGATCTAATCCGACTGGATACAATTGCCAGCTTTGAGGAAAAGCCCGGTCCCATGCAGGTTAACCATACAGGCATGCTGCCGTCGGTAACATATTCATTTAATATCGCTCCAGGATATTCGCTAAGTGATGCAACATCGGCAATCAATAAGCTGTCACTCGAAAAACTTCCAGCGACCGTTGTCTCTGACTTTGAAGGAACAGCTGATGAATTTCAAAAATCCATGTCCAGTGTGTTTTTCCTTTTAGGAATTGCAGTATTTGTCATCTACATGATTCTAGGAATTCTTTATGAAAGTGCCATTCATCCCATTACGATTATCTCAGGTCTGCCTTCAGCAGCTATTGGAGGCTTGCTGACTTTGACCTTATTTGGAAAGGACCTCGACCTGTTTGGTATAGTAGGGGTCATTATGCTTATAGGAATTGTAAAGAAAAACGCAATTATGGTTGTCGACTTTGCACTGGAAGCTGAAGAAAAAGAAAAGCTGTCTCCTGAAGAGGCAGCCATTAAAGGTTCACTGGAAAGATTCAGACCGATTATGATGACCACAATTGCAGCTATTGCCGGAGCTATGCCTATTGCCTTAGGGCTCGGAGCAGGAGCTCAGGCAAGGCAGCCTATGGGGCTGGCTATTGTTGGGGGACTAATCCTTTCTCAGGTAGTTACACTCTATTTAACCCCTGTCGTGTACACCTACATGGATTCATTTCAAAAATGGTCGTATGAACGAGGCAGAGCAAAACGTGAATTACTTGGTATTCCTCATAAGCAAAATGAAGTATAA
- a CDS encoding efflux RND transporter periplasmic adaptor subunit, with protein MIAHKLIKMSRVQKIFVYFLIFSTSFLFLQGCNDKDKLSRKIPPAPVTIAKTKLKNTPYYLQAIGTVKAVDSITVRSRVTGYLSKIFISNGEYVSKGQQLFTMDPSPYEASIRQLKAELASDTTKYEQAKRDYNRYRDLVRRKVVSEENYEQKRLDMKTASDSIAVTQAKLNNAHNDLTYCFIRSPIDGLAGYINPTTGNLIEENKDELVVINTISPIAVNFYLPQRYLPEVQKYSANSTLEVLATTEGSAKQETGKLTFIDNNVDTNTGTIWMQGTFENKDRILWPGNYVNISLKLFEEDVIQVPMQATCTGPDGKFVWVMNQNKTVEMRPVTVDRRSGKVDIITNGLKNKETIVTDGQLRLFPGATVVVKDSHPAADTSQDGKGE; from the coding sequence ATGATTGCACACAAGCTGATAAAAATGTCCCGTGTACAAAAAATTTTCGTATACTTTCTCATCTTCTCTACCTCATTCCTTTTTCTGCAGGGCTGTAACGACAAGGATAAACTCTCCAGAAAAATACCTCCTGCTCCAGTAACAATTGCTAAAACTAAATTGAAAAACACACCATATTATCTACAAGCAATCGGCACAGTAAAAGCTGTAGATTCTATCACTGTGCGCTCACGCGTTACAGGCTATCTAAGTAAAATATTTATATCTAATGGAGAATATGTTTCCAAAGGGCAACAACTTTTCACAATGGACCCGTCTCCTTACGAAGCAAGTATACGACAGCTAAAGGCCGAGCTGGCCTCCGATACAACAAAATATGAACAGGCTAAAAGAGATTACAACCGCTACCGCGACCTTGTTAGGCGCAAAGTAGTAAGTGAAGAAAACTATGAACAGAAAAGACTTGATATGAAAACGGCCAGTGATTCTATTGCTGTTACTCAGGCCAAGTTGAATAATGCTCATAACGATCTTACATACTGCTTCATACGTTCACCAATTGACGGTCTTGCAGGTTATATAAATCCCACTACAGGAAACCTTATTGAAGAAAATAAAGATGAACTCGTTGTCATCAACACGATTTCACCAATCGCCGTAAACTTTTATCTGCCCCAAAGATATTTGCCTGAAGTTCAAAAATATTCAGCGAACTCTACTTTAGAGGTTTTAGCTACAACTGAAGGAAGTGCAAAACAGGAAACAGGAAAACTGACTTTTATTGATAACAATGTAGATACAAATACCGGCACAATCTGGATGCAGGGAACATTCGAAAATAAAGATCGCATACTCTGGCCTGGAAATTACGTGAATATAAGTCTCAAACTTTTCGAGGAAGACGTTATCCAAGTCCCCATGCAGGCAACATGTACAGGACCTGACGGTAAATTTGTGTGGGTAATGAACCAGAACAAAACAGTTGAAATGCGCCCTGTAACTGTTGATCGAAGATCCGGTAAAGTAGATATCATAACCAACGGTCTTAAAAATAAAGAGACAATTGTAACTGACGGGCAACTCAGACTCTTTCCAGGTGCAACAGTTGTAGTAAAAGATTCACATCCGGCGGCTGATACATCACAAGACGGAAAAGGTGAATAG